The sequence GTGCATACATGTGTGCAACTGTGTCATCATAAGCCACACTATTATTTTGTAAATACTGAATGGATCTTGATATATGTTTGGGCCAAACAGTCATGTTGTCTCTCTCTCCCAGGTGATGGCATGGGGGCCTACATGAGTTACAAGGTCACTACTCAGGTGAGCAAACTTGTACTGTCCAGCTGTACACATTTATAAGTACTAAGGATATACTGTATGATGAATGATATGATAATATAGGATACACGATGAAACAAGCATATTATCTTCTATGGTAGTCTACAAAAGCAGTGTGTATTTCTAAGTACATCCAGTATTTTGGAGGCATAGAGTTGGCACAACTTGGCAGTATCAAGATAAAAATTCAACTTGAATTTCAATATAAGATTTACCTAGACATGTATTTTGTGAAATGTGCTTCACCGTCATTGACTCGATTGAGCATGTTATTACAACCCAAGCATATCACTGTACAAATATGTAGAATCTCTAAAGATGGGATAGGGTAACTTGGAGTGGATATGTGAAACATGTAGTTAAGATTGTCGTATTAAGAGAAGGACAGTTAAGCAAACAAGAGTGAATGGTCTTgctgaatgaatgaacatatctacattgtacagtaataagTAATGTTAATCTTCACCCAAGTGTCTCGATTTTGGAGAGGAAAAAAAGGTGAGTgctgcatacatacataatcgTACACTACATACAAAAGTAGATAGAATTTCCTCTCCCAAACTTTCTGTACCCCTTACTTCTGCTTTGCTCATTCTGTAgatatgtttgttgtttatgtAATACTGATGATCTTGTTACTCCATGTACAATAGACCAGCATTCCAGCGTTCAGGCGCCCCAGCATGACCGTCACGCGACGTTTCAGCGACTTCCTCGGTCTCCACGAAAAACTCTCGCAGAAACACACCCACATCGGCCGCATCGTGCCCCCTGCTCCTGAGAAGAGTGTTGTTGGTGGGTACCGTTCTTTCTTTATCTTACAACAAATATTTGAATGTTTAAGTTATGATTAATAGATTTGTGTCGCTGAGGTGAGTGTAGTCAGTTGTGAAAGTACAAAGTAAACTTGATTGGTCATTTGAATTCTAAGGAAAATTTGATGCACTGTagtgtacatgactgtatttttgtgatagggatgtccctgtagctcaactgcatggtagcagcctcactcTTGAgcccctggttccaattagttggtgaCTGGTTCAATTCTGGGTTTTGGGGACATCTCAGAGTCTGTTGGGGCTTCACCCGTCTTCTCGTTATGGAGCAATGTTTTAACTCTGTACTATGTtagctaccaacacagatgaactttcatattaatgagaaatatctGCTTaagttctgtttgtttgtttcttgtttctTGGCAGGCATGACTAAGATCAAGATGTCCAAGGAAGACACCAGCTCTACTGAGTTTGTGGAGAAGAGGAGGGCCCTCCTGGAAAGGTACAGATATGGAGTTGGACTCTTATAATTTGAAACACTTGAATCATGTTGATTGTTTTGATGTGTCAGTTAGAGGGAATGAATATGGCACAGATTTACCCGAGTGAAGTAAAACACATTGTAACTCAACCAGAGTGGGGACAAGGCATGCCAAGGCTCTATTCAGAAATTTAGAGCAAGGTTGTGTTGTAGCTTTGAAGGAGGTCTAAATTAACCAAAGACAAACAGGttgatgcaaaatttgaaaagtTAGCGAGGAGACCATAACAAGGTGGTGGTGAAGTGCCGTTATTCCATGATTGTAGTTGTGTGGATGAAATCTGCTGTATTTCGTGTTAAAGGTTTGTTCAATATTTCATCCCTTTGTGCAACTTCCATATCTTACTCTGTAGAATCCTACAGAGAAGTCTCCACCCAGTCCTACAGAATGATTTTGATGTCGAATATTTGCCCCAAAATTCTATCCCCATgttcaacagttactgttgttttttttctctgtaGGTTCCTTCAGAGAATAAGTCTCCACCCAGTCCTCCAGATGGACCCAGACTTCAGGGACTTCCTGGAGCAGGATGAGGTGTGGACAGCTCTTCATGTTCCTTTGTTATGAACTTAAGACTAATCCTATACAGACTTAAGTCCTTTTTAGTGACCTTTTGATTTATAGCAACTTGCTAGCGGAGTATGACTATATGAGGGTTTTCTTTAAGAATAAAGACAGCccaaaattgagtttttttGCCTCCACAAAAGAGAAGATGATATTTTAGAATGATAAATCTCAGCTTTATTGACCCATAAAATTACATTCAATTGCTATGTACTGATGCACAGAAGCGGACCCAACCCCTGAAAATCTTCGCTAGCAAAGTCAATCCATGACTGATGCATAACGGCACATACAAAAAACAATCCCCATGCTTCAATCATATTTTGTCTATTTCACATCTTTTCCTTCTATTCTATCAAATTGATTGCTTTACAATTTATTTTAGGGAAATACGTCATAAAATCCTGTtgtaaaacaacattgcagatTTTTTGTGTCTACATATACTTATAGTGCaatgaaaaaatatcaaattgttCCTGTGACCTTTGCCTCTCCAGCTGCCGCGTGCCACCAGCACCTCAGCAGTGAGCGGCGCGGGCGTTCTGCGTCTGATCAAGGGCGTCGGGGACACCTTCTCCAAGGTCACCATCAAGATGGACGAGTCTGACCAGTGGTTTGAGGAGAAACAGAACCAGGTGGAGGCGCTTGACCAGCAGCTGAAGAAACTACACGCCAGTGTGGAGGCTCTCGTCACCTATAGGAAAGGTACGGtggggttgtttgtttgtttactggtAAACAAGCTCAGCAAAACCAGGTGAGGCACTCGTCACCTACACGAAAGGTACAGTGGAGTTGTTGAAAATAGTACACATCATAACGTCAGCTGTTATGTTACTCCTTGGTTGTGATGAAAGAATAGTGTTATTTACTCATTCGTTccccaccaaaaagtggccatatTGGCAAGGTGGTcgttatgtagaggtggtccttttgtagaggtggtcacttctaCACATTTGACTACACATGTTTTTGGTGTTAAAAATGCATCATCGTCACCATGTACTGCTctaaacaacaaacacaaattACACATTTATCAATAGTTAATTGTTCATAGCTCAGTCCCTACAGTTGAAGCCAACTGATTTCCATTAGAGACCAATGTGTAGTGTCTCGAAGTGTCTTCAGGTTTGTCTTTTTATGGCTACTGCaacttactttaaaaaaaaattttctctGCTGTGTAGAGCTTGGTATCAGCACCTCAGCCTTTGCTAAGAGCACGGCCATGCTGAGTAACAGTGAGGAACACACGGCCCTGTCCCGCGCCCTGTCTCAACTCGCAGAGGTCGAGGAGAAGATTGAACTGGTAGGTCactgtttatttcatttattttcccaGTAGGATGGGAATGTaggtttttgcatttttttgacGTTTGCGTACTATAGTACTATAGTACTATTATTAAAACAATGGAAATGGATATATGCAGTGTTGTGTTTGCATATGAGAGGAAAATCATGAAATccaaccaccacaaacatttcaagatatagatacaaatatctGGTTGGGCTCTTGGAAGtcatcagaaaaacacatgcagCCAATGACATTATACTGAAAAAAGTCCAGCGCTGGTATAATTATATGTAGCTATCTATCACGGTCAGAAGAACTAAGTTTAGCCAGGTCAAAAGTTACTGTCTGTTCTGTTGGACAAAGACAGGCGGCACCACTGAAAAGCTACCAATGTAAActactaaatgtacatgtaatctgaAGGTTGGCACCCACATGCACTGACTATCCTGTTTCACGTCAGTGATTTCGAAACTCGTTTTGAAGTAAATTGTTGGTTCTCCATGTAGATTCAATGACTGTCAACTTGATTGGAATCGCTCTCTCTATGTATTCATTTCTGTAAAATCTCAACTAATGTTATTGTTCAATCATGGAACCAAATTTGTTTTCCTCTCTTCCTCCAGGTTCATTTGGAGCAGGCAGACAATGATTTCTTCCTGCTGTCTGAACTCCTGAAGGACTACATCGGCATCATACAGGCCATTAGGGTAAGTAGTGCTAAGCTTTTGTAACATTTACCAGCCTGAGGGTAAATagttccaccaccctgaaaagattcgtccaaacagatctccaacccaacgttccccagtatGATACACTCATGTGTATCTAAGCTGTGCATACCTAGGCCTGGGaggtgctacactagagatctctcaaacccactgtttttcaaagtggccgatttatgtaacccggcggattaatgtcaaTGGAGGTTATATGTCAGAATAGAGATTGTAATTGGTAGAGATTGTGATAGGAGTCTCTGTGGACAGAAATAGTGATCAGGATCTCTACCTGGGACAATTGCTGATTCTACTGGTAGATATCCTGATCATAATCTGTAAATTTTTAGGAACTTTGCTTGGAAGATCataacttttcaacttcaatttATGTCATTGATAGATTGACTTGAAAATGAGTGAAGTTGCCAACTTATTTTGCCCTCTTGctttaaatttgatttgtgcataggatgtcatccatagaatttacttgctagGGTGGCCAATATTTAAGTTCTGACTGCTTGACCTTATCCTGTCATGTACTGCAATTGAAACATGATCATGTtatcaccccctcccccaggttGTGTTCCACGAGCGAGTGAAGAGTTTCCATAACTGGCAGAATGCCCAGCAGAACCTGGCCAAGAAACGGGAACAGGAGGCCAAGTTCAAGCAGACGGGCAAGACTGACAAGATCGCCCAGGCACAGGAGGAGATCAGAGAGGTGCGTGTAATATAGTGTACACATATATTGACTTGTGATATAGCTTCTAGTCTAACGATTCCATATGTGTGCCAAGCCTAGAGGCTTCTGGAAACCACAGAACACCCGACGGTGCATCTTGCATGCTTTGTGTCTGGCTGAACAAGCATGCCTGAAAATATGTCATTCCTTGACCTGTCAAAGACATCTGGTGAGGGATCTGTAAGTACATGTGTCTTGAGTCAGCAGTTAGCCAAGGGATGTAAGGAGACACACAATAGGTTACTCAGGACAGACTGAGGAAAGAGACCATGAGTGTGAATAAACATTGTCTCTATCGGCCACGAAAACACCAGTGCGTCTGTCTCCACTCTGCCTGAGTCCGGGAAATTTTCCTTGAATGTCTTTGCGAAATTTGTAcatgacaaagtgaaacattTCTATAATTTATGATAGAATTGAGTCATCTTCTTTGTTAACCTTTGCACCTGAACCTTAATGTAAAGCTGCTGGACACAACCTGGAGGTCTGTTATTGAACCCTGACTTTGAAAGAAACTGTTGTTAATCTTTGCACTTGTCTTGCTTGTCCAGTGGGAAGGAAAGGTTGAGAAGGGCCGAGAAGACTTTGAGGAGATCTCCAAGACAATCCGTACAGAGATCAGGAGGTTTGAGGTCAGTGTGATTCTGAATGCTATTCATAAAATGCTATGTTGCTttgtactacaatgtacatgtaaatcttgtGCAGGTACTAGTACTACAATTCAGCTTCACCATTGGAACAAAGTTTTATAAAAAAGATAGGGATGTTTTCTATAACACAGAAAATTTGTAGTTCTTTTGTTTTATGAAGTAGTGCAGTGCAAATAAAGTTGCTCCTTTTTTTTCCCACTATGCAGTTTTCTTATGTGTTCTTCAGTCCAACTATAATGCTTTTTGTAGAATACTACATTCATTTTCCACTTCAAGATTGCAACAAACTTTTTCCAAAAAttggatatacaaatgtagctaaGGAAATGTCTAATTTAAGtaattattttgaaaatgttttgggGGTCTTGCTTTAGTTATTTCTGTCTTCAAGTAGTTTACCAGTAAAAGTGTATTGCCACTAAAGTTACTCTTTCTTtttccccccatgcagaccaaCCGTGTTAAAGATTTCCgcaacatcatcatcaagtaCATGGAAACACTCATGAACAGTCAGCAACAGGTCAGTAGCAATCTTTTATGTACTACTAAATCTATGTACCAAGCCCTTAAAGATATTCTAGCATTCAGGGCTTCTTTATATTCAACTACACTCACCTACTTTTTTGTCATCTACAGAAATCTTTACTCTCACATGATAGCTACCTTACTGCTTCTCATGTCCAAGGACGTATGCTGTATTTTAAGCCCAAATGATCATAGTGACTATTttacaaactttttgtgccaaaatGCGGTCAAAGTGTGATGTTTTTCAAGAATTGTTTTCCAAAAGAGGTTTCCACACTCTTTGTCAGTCACAATCTCGATCACTTAAAAATTTTTCTTGCATTTGCTTGGAATTTAGTTTCGTTTTGGGgagtgtgtgtttctgtgtgtttgtgtgtgtgtgtgtatgtgtgtgtgtgtgtgtgtgtgtgtgtgtgtatgtgtgtgtgtgtgtgtctggtgTGTGAACACAATAACTTAAGAATATCTGAttgaattgtcttgatattaagtatgttggtaggtcttgatgagaccttgaaatgatctgatattgagccccctagcagctctctaaggtactgcagcttaACTTACAGCTTTGGTGTCTAGTTGCATCTATTTCTGTTCAAAACTAACTTTGTCTTTTACCTACCTTCCACAGCTTATCAAGTACTGGGAAGGGTTCCTTCCAGAGGCCAAAGCCATCGCATAGAACTGCACACAACATGGTGGAACATAGAATCAACAATTAAACATAGAGAATCAACCAATAAAATCAACAGAAGATCTACATGTGGTATTAGAAGTGATCTTGATTGAGAGGCATTGATGCTAGAAATGTGTATAGAAATATGTAGCGTTAGATGAATGTGcctgtgttggtgtgtgttcgAAGGAGGGGGTAGTGAGTGTATGACAGCACTAGTTGTACATTGCCTAACACGTAACGTTATTACGAATAGAAGCATAATTACAAAATATCACAGAATAGCCACAGACGTATGGACAATATCTCTCGAAAATAAGGAAATATTAGCCTGTAACTGTTGACTTAAACAGCAACATTTTACTGAAACTTTCATTACAATCGTTGCTAAAAAAGCTAGAAACAAAACTAACTTTCAAGtaattgttaattttgtttctagcattttgtttatttgcaccTTTTTTGCTTAAGTGTTCAAAGCAAGAAATGATGTTCTGATAAACCCAAATCCTTGATTATTCAGAAATTATGAGTAAGATTATAGAAATACCTGATAAGAAGACACATATTTGAAGTTGGCACAAAAATGGTGGCCTAAAAACAATTCGcaagttctgtatctgtatctatacagctggtataaccgccatttggcgtaacacaccagcttaaggGCATCTAAGTGCAACCTGGGAAATCTAAGTGCTGACTATGCATGTGTGACATGTCTTGGATATCGCTTCTACATTTCTCATATACTCCTATACCCTCCTTTGGATTTGCCTCAACTTGTGGATAAACACTGGATATTCAAGCATCCGCCATTTCTTCAATGCTTTCAGTACATTAATTTGAATTTCTACAATTGGTCAAAAGAGATATTTGTATTTTGCATACACGTTATGGCTGACATGCTGGATGATTGAAACGATTCGATACAAGTTAGGTTGGCGTAAAGTAACGTTAGCATTCCTGAAGGCTTTATATGATGAATATGTCAGATTAAAGTTACTTGATACATAAGTGGAAACTAATACTTGTGATTTTGGTATCAGTCAAGTGAGGGAATATAGCTTCAGGCTCTTGCCATTCCGTATAGCAATGAAATTCAATTGTAAGctgagttttctttttttttgtaaggACATGGATGATACATTACATCTGTTAATCACAGAATGTTGATTAGTTCATTATAGGAGTGGTTGATTTACATACACCAGGTgtttcatgtaacgttagtagtaAAATGTCACTGGTCTCACTAGACCAAAATGCACGCTACAGTCAACGTTAGGTATCTTCACAGAATAAAGAACTCAGCGGACATCTTTGTTTTGTGCCTTTTGTCAGTTTCTTGTGTCACTAAGAAATAGCAAGTTTATGCaaagaacagttactcaagcaactggatgaaattttatctgggatgtctaactttcatcaacgtaagaaGCAAGTTTGTTTTAAGATACTTGATTTGGTCCAACCATTACGCATTTACTGATAGTACAATACGTACAAGTACTTTAGAttaaatgacaatgaagttgattgcatattcatgcccaacaaagggctaaatgcattagaatatcaagaaaatgataagaaaagtACGCCATGCTTAATCTATGATTTACACGTTTCTTCTTTATTCTTAAAACATGTGTAGACAaataaacagattttttttcattaaattGAAATTCCGTTGTTGATTATTTCTAGACAGGATAAAAGATGATAGCATTTTTGGTGACGTAATTGTAAATGTAGAATACGTAAGGTTTAGAATTAGAACCAAGCCCGTCACAGAATCAACGCGAACTTCTATCGTTCTAAAGATCATTCTAAAGAATCGCCACAATTGGAACGATCTGTTCGAAAAGTTCGTTGGGCGCCTgatctacataatatatgtttAATCAACGTATTAATGCTATCGTGCTACTTTTATACGTTTTGCTTGaccatatacacatgtatctgGAAGGTCGAAAGAAGTTCGCTGAGATACATGCAGGTATGACTTGTCTATACGTcttgaaatgcatttttgtactcCCTTCCAACCCAATTACTACTAGTACGTATTTGCGCACAGGTGGTCCAACTGGTGCCCGTGCGAGCGACTATTGTTCAGCAAAGTTCGTTCCTCCCGTGACCCATATCTGACTTAGATCCAAACTCTGTTCAGGTTGACACATGTATTTCGTCTGCGGAACTCAAAGTACGTACAAACTTAAACTGTACGCGTGGCCTAGGCACCAAATGTGACTTGTAAACTACCTAACTTGAGAAGTCAGCCAGCAACGAGTATACATCAGGTACGTGCTCACCACTTCTTTTCTATCTTTGTGTAACGTTAATTGTTTTCGTGACTGTTTTTCCTTTGGCTTAgcacctaacgttacatgtaggtgtccaAATGAAGGATATGTCATTGAAAGTAAGTGTGCAGAGACTGCAGACTTGCTTCTTGTTGTATACTGGTGTTAAAGACAAGATTAAGAGCTTTATTCCGATTTTGAGTGTTTGTTCGTTTGCACACATGTATGATCCATGTATGTGCTCAGCAAGGGTCTGTATCATATATAGTGTTGGCGTACCACGTCTGTCTATATTGTTCAGGTTATATACGTTCTATAATTGTTAACAATAGTTGAATACTATCTATACTAACTATATATTTACCTAGTAGTTTGGACAAGGTTAAAAGAAAACTATTGTAGATAGACTTAAAAGGGGCATGGAACAGACAAATAGCCTCCGGACAAGGACCTGGTTTGGGACAAACCCTAACTAAAAAGTCTTAAATCACGTGTAGAATCACACACATAACGCTGtaacttttttaaaaactgacATACAAAATCAAACCATTCGCAAATCTAGGAGACAATTTACACTTTAAATTTTAAGTTAAGATATTCTGGGATGGTTGCGCGCGCCTGTTTTTGACAGCTGTTTACTTCTAACCCAAAAACTGCATATTTCTAATCCGACTAGTTGTCGACTGTCATGCGTCATAACcgcgtgtgtgtctgtataaCTCTTGACAATAATAATCCTTACTATTGTGACATCGGTGGTACAACAATTAAAGATTCGCCCTAATAAACTTCCGGTTATCTTAAGAGATAGATATTTTGCACGTCTAATGATACATATTTCTATGGCATCCTCATACGGAAGGCTATTCCACGGTATACACGAATGTCTTAAGGCACATGCTTATTTCCACTCATCTAACACCAGTGTTCAGTCTGTGCTTCAGTCGGATTCATTCTATCGCAACACATACTTCACAAACCTTTGGGAACGTCTGCATATATAGGATttggttttttgtttgttttgtatgtatgtatttaacGTTAGGTTATGTTGCTGTGTATATGTTGCTTAACTATGGGCCAGTGAGTGCctgaaacaaataaatgataatTTAGGTACGTTTGATTACAGAAATGACGGCAAAAGAGACGTCGTCGGAGACAGTGTCCTTGTGTGAGAAGATCATGTACGCTTCCGCCACGTTTTCTACCGACGCTGTGACGTCCATCACGGCCATGTACGGGAACATCTTCCTACTAGAAGTAGCTCAGGTCAGCTGGTCTCCGATtttactccccccccccccctctcactggacccgcggcacgctggcggtgtcgctgcgtcctgGATTGAATTTGAGATAGCCTTGACTtaacaatgggaataccatgcaaaacatacaagtatgactaacaAGACagaaaaatcacacaaagcgtaaaaagattcgttttttatcgacgaaattcgtttagcgcggtgtcaaatcgctcggtcgcagcgaggtcgccaacgtgtcgcgggtccagtgagaggggtaTAGTGTGTTTGAAGTCTGTTTGTGACAATGTCTTGTGCAGGCGGAGTTGATCATCTTTTTTAAGATCCTTGAATATTTTTGATTGCTAATTAATAAGGACGAAAATGAGTCCTCGATTGTTAGAGATGACATCACAGACCGGCACGtgacctttctttctttttgcttttctttctttcttccttcctttctttcttccttcctttctttcttcctttctttctttctgcctttctttcttcctttctttttcctttatttcttcctttctttctttctttgcccTCCTATCtctttttacacacacacacacacatacacacacacacacaagctttCACTCACACGTGCACAAACACATGcgagcacacacacatacacacactggaCAAGCAAACAGACGAGAACACatgcacgcatgcacacacgcacacacgaacAAGCACAACTActcatacatacagacatatacagacacataaacatacattcTTTAACAAAGACTTTTTGATAAATGTTTCCAATGTCTACTTTCCTCAGCTGCCGCCTCTGCAGACGTCAGGAATCATCTTCTCCAGTCTGGTGTGCATGATCATGACGTCACCATTTGCTGGGTACCTGATCGATAGAACGGACACAAGATGGGGGAAGGTCAAACCATGGTAGGGAAGCGGATTTCTACGTACCATCCACAGCTGTCATTATTTCTCATTgacaaatatatcaaataaatcaactgatgtcatacctgggccgcggaAACCTTTGATACGGGCGTTCCGCATCTTGTGATAATTTATCGTATTACCACTGAAAAAGGTAATGCTATATACGCGGCGCCACCACACCAGCTTCCGCATTGACTGAAAACATTAAGCTCGCACTGCAGCTACATCCGCCGCCGCCTCAAACGACACTACTCGGCgaatacagccttcaacaaagaaggcatagcatttttctttggtcaaaaAAAGCTTAACCGAAGTCAGTCCCCATTATTGTCAGCCAAGCGGCAGTGGCCACTTTTGTCCGTCAAAAgccgttttgacagaggtgttcgaaatagaacatgCAGAGGGAGGGGCTGGAACGGTCCATTGGCGTCTATCTCTTTGAGTGACTCGTTCTAACTGTTTCCCTAGCGGGTTTCTTGTCCAGCAAAGAAAGTTTGTCTTTATTGCTGAACAGCTTTATCGttagttgaattttttttccaaacaatgCAGACTCGTCGTATTCTGGGACATATTCGAAATAGTagagttgtgttgtgttgtgttgtgttgtgttgtgttgtgttgtgttgtgttgtgttggaaaTGGAAACATTATACTTCAAGGTGATGACAAAATCtagtgtgtatgtttgtcttgGATTATCCTGCATGGCATGGCATGTTTGGTACATTCGGAGTCGTAAGCTATAATTTTTCTCTACATTTATGTTTCTAGGCTCTGGTGTACCTTACCAACGCAAATCGTTCTCTACTTCATGGCTTGGTACGTCCCAAACGTTTCCAGTGAGTGGCGGTTCGTCTATTACTTCGTGGTCTGGTCAAGTGCCGAGGTTGTGCAGTGTGTGAGTACAAACTTTCGACTTACTAGACTCCTCTGTAGGCCTACTAGGAATGTTTATTTTTGGGTTAGTTAGTGCTGATTGAATAGATAgttaaataaatgaattaatatATAAGCtagaaaaaatgagaaaaaaatcatattgttTTATTATTCTGTACATATGTTATAATCTATATGCCTACGTTTGAACTGTAAATAGTActattgatttgcatattttttatctactGTATGTTGTATCTTGTTTGTTACGGGAGAGTATCACCTGTTTGTCTTCCCCTCCATTTTTGTAAAGGGAGGAGGTAAATAAGtaaaaagatagatagatagatagatagatagatagatagatagatagatagatagatagatagatagatagatagatagatagatagatagatagatagatagatagatagacgtCGGCGTTGATAACGACGATGATCAAATGTTCTGTCCCTTCCTTACAGTGTTATGCCGTGGCCAACAAGtgcaaagtcatgtacatgactACCGACACCAAGGAGAGGGACTCGATAACAGCCTTCAGTAAGTCTGCACCATCAACCTTCATATTGGAACTAACTTTGGGAAGAAAAGAAGTTACGAATGTCTGCATCTTCATAAATAGAGGAATAAAAGCATTGAAATACAATaaatgatggatggatggatggatggatggatggatggatggatggatggacggacggacagaacggacggacggacggacggacggacggacggatggtggatggatggatggatggatggatggacggacgtacggatggatggatggatggatcgaaggatggatggatggatggatggatggatggacggacggacagaacggacggacggacggatggtggatggatggatggatgga comes from Branchiostoma lanceolatum isolate klBraLanc5 chromosome 2, klBraLanc5.hap2, whole genome shotgun sequence and encodes:
- the LOC136427206 gene encoding sorting nexin-2-like isoform X5 — protein: MADDREPPPLFDDEKPDKKEDEDDLFATPNEAPKEEIKDEPASLPTEPAQDKASEDLFAADDDLFGEAVKEVDTSKLRRKLTEDVDDLSPPLTPLEEPKPLIPTPADSSKAPPKKEPPKEKVKKYSQAKEPKPLIPTQADSSKAPKKDASENKNPPPKEEAKKKEDSQTKEAKPSKKEPASMAKEQPPLKPMKVSVDLHPPKPGEGEEVDLDSPETEGPSSPAKMEPDSDSSPLEAPPMAEVLPPAKPVIEEKPKPTPAPRKPSMEKSKEEIEEEESGDQFALDIKVHDPGKIGDGMGAYMSYKVTTQTSIPAFRRPSMTVTRRFSDFLGLHEKLSQKHTHIGRIVPPAPEKSVVGMTKIKMSKEDTSSTEFVEKRRALLERFLQRISLHPVLQMDPDFRDFLEQDELPRATSTSAVSGAGVLRLIKGVGDTFSKVTIKMDESDQWFEEKQNQVEALDQQLKKLHASVEALVTYRKELGISTSAFAKSTAMLSNSEEHTALSRALSQLAEVEEKIELVHLEQADNDFFLLSELLKDYIGIIQAIRVVFHERVKSFHNWQNAQQNLAKKREQEAKFKQTGKTDKIAQAQEEIREWEGKVEKGREDFEEISKTIRTEIRRFETNRVKDFRNIIIKYMETLMNSQQQLIKYWEGFLPEAKAIA
- the LOC136427206 gene encoding sorting nexin-2-like isoform X3 encodes the protein MADDREPPPLFDDEKPDKKEDEDDLFATPNEAPKEEIKDEPASLPTEPAQDKASEDLFAADDDLFGEAVKEVDTSKLRRKLTEDVDDLSPPLTPLEEPKPLIPTPADSSKAPPKKEPPKEKVKKYSQAKEPKPLIPTQADSSKAPKKDASENKNPPPKEEAKKKEDSQTKEAKPSKKEPASMAKEQPPLKPMKVSVDLHPPKPGEGEEVDLDSPETEGPSSPAKMEPDSDSSPLEAPPMAEVLPPAKPVIEEKPKPTPAPRKPSMEKSKEEIEEEESGDQFALDIKVHDPGKIGDGMGAYMSYKVTTQCLDFGEEKKTSIPAFRRPSMTVTRRFSDFLGLHEKLSQKHTHIGRIVPPAPEKSVVGMTKIKMSKEDTSSTEFVEKRRALLERFLQRISLHPVLQMDPDFRDFLEQDELPRATSTSAVSGAGVLRLIKGVGDTFSKVTIKMDESDQWFEEKQNQVEALDQQLKKLHASVEALVTYRKELGISTSAFAKSTAMLSNSEEHTALSRALSQLAEVEEKIELVHLEQADNDFFLLSELLKDYIGIIQAIRVVFHERVKSFHNWQNAQQNLAKKREQEAKFKQTGKTDKIAQAQEEIREWEGKVEKGREDFEEISKTIRTEIRRFETNRVKDFRNIIIKYMETLMNSQQQLIKYWEGFLPEAKAIA
- the LOC136427206 gene encoding sorting nexin-2-like isoform X1, producing the protein MADDREPPPLFDDEKPDKKEDEDDLFATPNEAPKEEIKDEPASLPTEPAQDKASEDLFAADDDLFGEAVKEVDTSKLRRKLTEDVDDLSPPLTPLEEPKPLIPTPADSSKAPPKKEPPKEKVKKYSQAKEPKPLIPTQADSSKAPKKDASENKNPPPKEEAKKKEDSQTKEAKPSKKEPASMAKEQPPLKPMKVSVDLHPPKPGEGEEVDLDSPETEGPSSPAKMEPDSDSSPLEAPPMAEVLPPAKPVIEEKPKPTPAPRKPSMEKSKEEVGYTSFAQIEEEESGDQFALDIKVHDPGKIGDGMGAYMSYKVTTQCLDFGEEKKTSIPAFRRPSMTVTRRFSDFLGLHEKLSQKHTHIGRIVPPAPEKSVVGMTKIKMSKEDTSSTEFVEKRRALLERFLQRISLHPVLQMDPDFRDFLEQDELPRATSTSAVSGAGVLRLIKGVGDTFSKVTIKMDESDQWFEEKQNQVEALDQQLKKLHASVEALVTYRKELGISTSAFAKSTAMLSNSEEHTALSRALSQLAEVEEKIELVHLEQADNDFFLLSELLKDYIGIIQAIRVVFHERVKSFHNWQNAQQNLAKKREQEAKFKQTGKTDKIAQAQEEIREWEGKVEKGREDFEEISKTIRTEIRRFETNRVKDFRNIIIKYMETLMNSQQQLIKYWEGFLPEAKAIA